In Rhodobacter sp. 24-YEA-8, the following are encoded in one genomic region:
- the tuf gene encoding elongation factor Tu — MAKAKFERNKPHVNIGTIGHVDHGKTTLTAAITKYFGDFKAYDQIDGAPEERARGITISTAHVEYESETRHYAHVDCPGHADYVKNMITGAAQMDGAILVVNAADGPMPQTREHILLGRQVGIPYMVVYMNKVDQVDDPELLELVEMEIRELLSSYEYPGDDIPIIKGSALAAMNGTNPEIGENSIRELIAAVDAYIPTPERAVDQPFLMPIEDVFSISGRGTVVTGRIERGVINVGDEVEIVGIRPTSKSTCTGVEMFRKLLDRGEAGDNIGALLRGVDRDGVERGQVLCKPKSVLPHTTFEAEAYILTKEEGGRHTPFFANYRPQFYFRTTDVTGMVKLPEGTEMVMPGDNLKFEVELIAPIAMEEKLRFAIREGGRTVGAGVVAKIIK; from the coding sequence ATGGCAAAGGCAAAGTTTGAACGGAACAAACCGCACGTCAACATCGGCACGATCGGCCACGTTGACCACGGCAAGACGACCCTGACGGCCGCGATCACCAAATATTTCGGTGACTTCAAAGCCTATGACCAGATCGACGGTGCTCCGGAAGAGCGCGCCCGCGGCATCACGATCTCGACCGCTCACGTTGAGTATGAGTCGGAAACGCGTCACTACGCTCACGTTGACTGCCCCGGCCACGCCGACTACGTCAAAAACATGATCACCGGTGCTGCCCAGATGGACGGCGCGATCCTCGTTGTGAACGCCGCTGACGGCCCGATGCCGCAGACCCGCGAGCACATCCTGCTCGGCCGCCAGGTGGGTATCCCCTACATGGTCGTCTATATGAACAAGGTCGACCAGGTCGATGACCCGGAACTGCTGGAACTCGTCGAGATGGAAATCCGCGAGCTTCTTTCGTCCTACGAATACCCGGGCGACGATATTCCGATCATCAAAGGCTCGGCTCTGGCTGCGATGAACGGCACCAATCCGGAAATCGGCGAGAACTCGATCCGCGAGCTGATCGCGGCTGTCGACGCCTATATCCCGACCCCGGAGCGCGCTGTTGACCAGCCCTTCCTGATGCCGATCGAAGACGTGTTCTCGATCTCGGGCCGCGGCACCGTTGTGACCGGTCGTATCGAGCGCGGCGTAATCAACGTCGGCGACGAAGTCGAGATCGTCGGCATCCGCCCGACCTCGAAATCGACCTGCACCGGTGTCGAGATGTTCCGCAAGCTGCTCGACCGCGGTGAAGCCGGCGACAATATCGGCGCGCTGCTGCGTGGCGTCGACCGTGACGGCGTCGAGCGTGGTCAGGTTCTGTGCAAGCCGAAATCGGTTCTGCCGCACACCACTTTCGAAGCTGAGGCCTATATCCTCACCAAGGAAGAGGGTGGCCGTCACACGCCGTTCTTCGCGAACTACCGTCCACAATTCTACTTCCGCACCACGGACGTGACCGGCATGGTCAAGCTTCCGGAAGGCACCGAAATGGTGATGCCGGGCGACAACCTGAAGTTCGAAGTCGAGCTGATCGCGCCGATCGCTATGGAAGAAAAACTGCGCTTCGCAATCCGCGAAGGCGGCCGCACCGTTGGTGCAGGCGTCGTTGCGAAAATCATCAAGTGA
- a CDS encoding endonuclease/exonuclease/phosphatase family protein, translating into MRLSILAVLTLSLMPLPVAAETVLRVMSFNIWGGGVNEDKDVSETVAAIRAAGADIVGLQETRAEPEDCSAESCDATGHSVAKAIAQALGWHWYDQEGGAPALWANAVISRYPIGEASPHELGVRIDVEGRAVWLFNIHLDDEPYQPYQLLGIEYGPAPFLTTGEEAADWARRTRASGMDLLEKDLKSAEGAPAVFVTGDFNEPSWLDWTGAAVEQGTHPVVVEWPATKRLADLGFTDAYRAIFPDPVAKPAFTWAPRYDEAATDDHPDRIDQLLAKGEGLRVIDAAIIGEDGPRSDIVVMPWPSDHRAVVAEFAF; encoded by the coding sequence ATGCGCCTTTCGATTCTGGCTGTACTGACCCTGTCCCTTATGCCGTTGCCCGTCGCGGCCGAGACCGTGTTGCGGGTGATGAGTTTCAATATCTGGGGCGGGGGCGTGAATGAGGATAAGGACGTCTCGGAGACGGTCGCTGCCATCCGTGCCGCAGGCGCAGATATCGTGGGTCTGCAGGAGACCCGGGCAGAGCCTGAGGATTGCAGTGCCGAATCCTGCGATGCGACCGGTCACTCTGTGGCAAAGGCAATTGCCCAGGCGCTTGGCTGGCACTGGTACGATCAGGAGGGCGGGGCGCCGGCGCTCTGGGCCAATGCGGTGATCTCACGCTATCCGATTGGCGAGGCCAGCCCGCATGAGCTTGGTGTCAGGATTGATGTGGAGGGGAGGGCGGTCTGGCTCTTCAATATCCATCTCGATGATGAACCCTATCAGCCCTACCAACTGCTCGGGATTGAATATGGCCCGGCGCCATTCCTGACCACGGGGGAAGAGGCGGCGGATTGGGCGCGGCGGACCCGGGCCAGCGGGATGGATTTGCTGGAGAAAGATCTGAAATCCGCAGAGGGTGCGCCGGCGGTGTTCGTGACCGGTGATTTCAATGAGCCGTCCTGGCTGGACTGGACCGGGGCTGCGGTGGAGCAGGGCACGCATCCGGTTGTGGTCGAATGGCCGGCGACGAAGCGGCTCGCCGATCTTGGCTTTACCGACGCCTATCGCGCGATCTTTCCCGATCCTGTCGCAAAGCCTGCTTTCACCTGGGCACCGCGTTATGACGAGGCGGCCACGGATGACCACCCGGACCGGATCGACCAATTGCTGGCAAAAGGCGAAGGGCTGCGGGTCATTGATGCTGCCATCATTGGTGAAGATGGGCCGCGCAGCGATATTGTTGTGATGCCCTGGCCCTCGGATCACCGGGCGGTGGTTGCGGAATTCGCCTTCTGA
- a CDS encoding amino acid ABC transporter ATP-binding protein: MSQAQKIPDVPGEIAIEIRKMNKWYGQFHVLRDIDLTVARGERIVICGPSGSGKSTMIRCINRLEEHQSGNIIVDGTELTNDLKNIDKVRSEVGMVFQHFNLFPHLTVLENLTLAPIWVRKIPKKQAEETAMHFLTKVKIPDQALKYPGQLSGGQQQRVAIARSLCMRPRIMLFDEPTSALDPEMIKEVLDTMIELAEEGMTMLCVTHEMGFAQAVANRVVFMDQGQIVEQNAPKEFFSNPQSERTKLFLSQILGH, from the coding sequence ATGAGCCAGGCACAGAAGATCCCGGACGTCCCGGGCGAAATCGCGATCGAAATCCGCAAGATGAACAAATGGTACGGCCAGTTCCATGTCTTGCGCGATATCGACCTGACGGTGGCACGCGGCGAGCGGATCGTGATCTGCGGCCCTTCGGGGTCCGGGAAATCAACGATGATCCGCTGCATCAACCGGCTGGAGGAACACCAGTCCGGCAATATCATCGTCGACGGCACCGAACTGACCAATGACCTCAAGAATATCGACAAGGTGCGCTCTGAGGTCGGGATGGTATTCCAGCATTTCAACCTGTTCCCGCATCTGACGGTGCTGGAAAACCTGACGCTCGCGCCGATCTGGGTTCGCAAGATCCCGAAAAAACAGGCCGAAGAAACCGCGATGCATTTCCTGACCAAGGTGAAGATCCCGGATCAGGCGCTGAAATATCCGGGCCAGTTGTCGGGGGGCCAGCAACAACGGGTCGCCATTGCGCGGTCTTTGTGCATGCGCCCCAGGATCATGCTCTTTGACGAGCCGACCTCGGCCCTCGACCCAGAGATGATCAAAGAGGTACTCGACACCATGATCGAGCTCGCGGAAGAGGGCATGACCATGCTTTGCGTCACCCATGAAATGGGTTTTGCCCAGGCCGTGGCAAACCGCGTTGTGTTCATGGATCAGGGCCAGATCGTCGAACAGAATGCGCCGAAAGAGTTCTTCTCGAACCCGCAATCCGAGCGCACCAAGCTTTTCCTGAGCCAGATCCTCGGCCACTGA
- a CDS encoding amino acid ABC transporter permease — protein sequence MAFATSRAEASKGGFRLSMLIYDTRFRAITLQVIALILFLLFIGWLTDNVIRNLDAKGKDINFGFLWVRAGYDIEQTLIPYTNDSTHGRAVIIGLLNTLVVAFFGCILATVIGVIVGILRLSNNWLISRLMTVYVEIFRNVPLLLWILLTFVVISETMPAPAAFKITPAILESRAALEGLEARAGGYGLAARLSGLQVSSPAFLLWLLAFIGITGAAWQYARSRFDAGKAALITAVPAILWIIAALTVFSPSLSPVLAESEASAIGPTEPAASKFFFDSIALTNRGTNIPSPLLDRPLGGTEIASVPVNFSVLAVLAVIIVSVLANRSVTRRANKLQEETGRRPTTWWISLLILFLPLVILLTALGLHWELPGFPVNDQGVSQGFNFQGGIQVMHSFTALLIALSLYTSAFIAEIVRAGIQAISRGQSEAAAALGLRPGRTMKLVILPQALRVIIPPLISQYLNLTKNTSLGIAVSYLDLRGTLGGITLNQTGRELECMLLMMLIYLTISLIISSGMNAFNSAVKLKER from the coding sequence ATGGCCTTTGCCACCAGTCGGGCGGAGGCGTCGAAGGGCGGCTTTCGCCTTTCGATGCTGATTTATGACACCCGTTTCCGTGCCATCACGCTCCAGGTGATCGCACTTATACTCTTCCTGCTCTTCATCGGCTGGCTGACGGATAATGTGATCCGCAACCTTGACGCCAAGGGAAAGGACATCAATTTCGGCTTTCTCTGGGTCAGGGCCGGATATGATATCGAGCAGACCCTGATCCCCTATACCAACGATTCCACCCATGGCCGCGCGGTTATCATCGGGCTTCTGAACACGCTGGTTGTGGCGTTTTTCGGCTGTATTCTGGCCACGGTGATCGGCGTGATCGTGGGGATCCTGCGGCTGTCGAACAACTGGCTGATTTCGCGGCTGATGACGGTCTATGTCGAGATCTTCCGCAATGTGCCGCTGCTTTTGTGGATCCTTCTGACCTTCGTGGTGATCTCCGAGACCATGCCGGCGCCGGCGGCCTTCAAGATCACGCCTGCAATCCTTGAAAGCCGGGCCGCGCTGGAAGGGCTGGAGGCCAGGGCCGGTGGCTATGGGCTTGCGGCGCGCCTTTCCGGCCTGCAGGTTTCCTCACCGGCCTTCCTGCTCTGGCTGCTCGCCTTTATCGGTATTACCGGCGCGGCCTGGCAATATGCCCGCAGCCGGTTTGACGCCGGTAAGGCGGCGCTGATCACAGCCGTTCCGGCGATTTTGTGGATCATCGCGGCCCTGACCGTGTTCAGCCCTTCACTCTCGCCGGTTCTGGCCGAAAGCGAGGCCAGCGCCATCGGGCCCACAGAGCCCGCGGCCTCGAAATTCTTCTTCGATTCCATCGCATTGACCAATCGCGGCACCAATATCCCATCGCCGCTGCTGGACCGCCCGCTCGGCGGTACGGAAATCGCCTCTGTGCCGGTGAATTTCTCGGTGCTGGCGGTGCTGGCTGTGATCATCGTGTCGGTGCTTGCAAATCGCTCGGTCACCCGGCGCGCCAACAAACTTCAGGAAGAGACCGGCCGCCGCCCGACGACCTGGTGGATCTCGCTCCTGATCCTCTTCCTGCCCCTGGTCATTTTGCTGACCGCGCTTGGCCTGCATTGGGAGCTGCCGGGCTTTCCGGTGAATGATCAGGGCGTGAGCCAGGGCTTCAACTTCCAGGGCGGCATCCAGGTGATGCATTCCTTCACCGCGCTCCTGATTGCGCTCTCGCTCTATACCTCGGCCTTCATCGCCGAGATCGTGCGGGCGGGGATCCAGGCCATTTCGCGCGGGCAATCCGAGGCTGCCGCTGCCCTTGGCCTCCGCCCGGGCCGCACGATGAAGCTGGTGATCCTGCCTCAGGCCCTGCGGGTGATCATCCCGCCGCTGATCAGCCAATATCTGAACCTCACGAAAAACACCTCGCTGGGGATCGCGGTCTCTTACCTTGATCTGCGGGGCACGCTGGGCGGCATCACGCTGAACCAGACCGGGCGCGAGCTAGAATGTATGCTCCTGATGATGCTGATTTATCTGACAATCAGCCTGATCATTTCCTCGGGCATGAATGCCTTCAACTCTGCCGTAAAGCTGAAGGAGCGCTGA
- the rpsG gene encoding 30S ribosomal protein S7, whose product MSRRHAAEKREILPDAKYGDRVLTKFMNNLMLDGKKSVAESIVYGALTRVEGRLKRSPIEAFHEALDNVKPSVEVRSRRVGGATYQVPVEVRTERREALAIRWLIIAARKRNENTMEERLAAELSDAVNGRGTAVKKREDTHKMADANKAFSHYRW is encoded by the coding sequence ATGTCCCGTCGTCACGCCGCAGAGAAGCGCGAAATTCTCCCGGACGCCAAATATGGCGACCGCGTTCTGACCAAATTCATGAACAACCTGATGCTGGATGGCAAAAAGTCGGTCGCCGAGTCGATCGTCTATGGTGCCCTGACCCGCGTCGAAGGCCGCCTGAAGCGCTCGCCGATCGAAGCCTTCCACGAAGCGCTCGACAATGTGAAGCCTTCGGTCGAAGTCCGGTCGCGCCGCGTTGGTGGTGCAACCTACCAGGTTCCGGTCGAAGTCCGCACCGAGCGCCGCGAAGCGCTCGCGATCCGCTGGCTGATCATCGCTGCCCGCAAGCGCAACGAGAACACCATGGAAGAGCGTCTGGCAGCTGAGCTGTCCGATGCCGTCAATGGCCGCGGCACTGCCGTGAAAAAGCGCGAAGACACCCACAAGATGGCCGACGCGAACAAAGCGTTCAGCCATTACCGCTGGTAA
- the rpsL gene encoding 30S ribosomal protein S12: MPTIQQLIRKPREDKPSKSKSQHLESCPQKRGVCTRVYTTTPKKPNSAMRKVAKVRLTNGFEVISYIPGEKHNLQEHSVVLIRGGRVKDLPGVRYHILRGVLDTQGVKDRRQRRSKYGAKRPK; the protein is encoded by the coding sequence ATTCAACAGCTTATCCGGAAACCCCGGGAAGATAAGCCGAGCAAGTCCAAGTCCCAGCACCTGGAATCCTGCCCGCAAAAGCGTGGGGTTTGTACCCGCGTTTACACCACGACCCCGAAGAAGCCTAACTCCGCTATGCGGAAAGTGGCCAAGGTTCGTCTGACGAACGGCTTCGAAGTCATCTCCTACATCCCCGGCGAAAAGCACAACCTGCAAGAGCACAGCGTTGTTCTGATCCGCGGCGGCCGCGTCAAAGACCTTCCGGGTGTCCGTTACCACATCCTCCGGGGTGTTCTGGATACCCAGGGCGTCAAAGACCGTCGTCAGCGTCGTTCGAAGTACGGCGCCAAGCGTCCGAAGTGA
- the fusA gene encoding elongation factor G — translation MARDYPLNLYRNFGIMAHIDAGKTTTTERILFYTGKNHKMGETHDGASTMDWMEQEQERGITITSAATTTFWEKTYDGTAATSPKHRFNIIDTPGHVDFTIEVERSLAVLDGAVCLLDGNAGVEPQTETVWRQADRYGVPRIVFVNKMDKIGADFQKCLDMIKDRTGATTAPIAFPIGAEDHLEGIVDLVTMEEWVWEGDDVGASWAHRPIRDDLKKEAETRRATLVELAVEQDDAAMEAYLEGKEPSQDELRALIRKGTLAMAFVPVLGGSAFKNKGVQALLNAVVDYLPSPLDVKPYMGFAPGDETETRNIQRTADDAQPFSGLAFKIMNDPFVGSLTFTRLYSGVMKKGDSLLNSTKGRKERVGRMMMMHAIEREEITEAFAGDIIALGGLKETTTGDTLCDPANPVVLETMTFPVPVIEIAVEPKTKADQEKMGIALARLAAEDPSFRVETDQESGQTIMKGMGELHLDILVDRMRREFKVEANIGAPQVAYRETISQQHEIDYTHKKQTGGTGQFARVKLVITPTEPGEGYSFESKIVGGAVPKEYIPGVEKGIKSVMDSGPLAGFPVIDFKVALIDGAFHDVDSSVLAFEIAARAAMRDGLKKAGAKLLEPVMKVEVVTPEEYTGGIIGDLTSRRGMVQGQDTRGNANVINAMVPLANMFGYINNLRSMSSGRAVFSMEFHHYDAVPENLSQEIQKKHA, via the coding sequence ATGGCACGCGACTATCCGCTTAATCTCTATCGTAACTTCGGCATCATGGCCCACATCGATGCCGGCAAGACGACCACGACCGAGCGTATTCTTTTCTATACCGGCAAGAACCACAAAATGGGCGAGACGCATGATGGCGCCTCGACCATGGACTGGATGGAACAGGAGCAGGAACGGGGGATCACCATCACCTCGGCTGCCACCACCACCTTCTGGGAAAAGACCTACGACGGCACCGCGGCGACCTCGCCGAAGCACCGCTTCAACATCATCGACACCCCCGGCCACGTTGACTTCACCATCGAAGTCGAACGTTCGCTGGCAGTTCTCGATGGCGCGGTCTGCCTTCTCGACGGTAACGCCGGTGTGGAGCCGCAAACCGAAACGGTGTGGCGTCAGGCCGACCGTTACGGCGTGCCGCGCATCGTGTTCGTCAACAAGATGGACAAGATCGGCGCTGACTTCCAGAAGTGCCTCGACATGATCAAAGACCGCACCGGCGCGACCACCGCGCCGATCGCGTTCCCGATCGGTGCCGAGGACCATCTGGAAGGTATCGTTGACCTCGTCACGATGGAAGAATGGGTCTGGGAAGGCGACGATGTCGGCGCATCCTGGGCGCACCGTCCGATCCGTGACGACCTGAAAAAAGAAGCCGAGACCCGTCGCGCGACTCTCGTCGAGCTTGCAGTCGAGCAGGACGATGCTGCGATGGAAGCTTACCTCGAAGGCAAAGAGCCTTCGCAGGACGAGCTGCGCGCGCTGATCCGCAAGGGCACCCTGGCGATGGCATTCGTGCCGGTTCTGGGCGGTTCTGCGTTCAAAAACAAAGGCGTGCAGGCTCTGCTGAACGCTGTTGTCGATTATCTGCCTTCGCCGCTGGACGTGAAACCCTATATGGGCTTCGCACCGGGCGACGAGACCGAGACCCGCAACATCCAGCGTACCGCAGACGATGCCCAGCCCTTCTCGGGTCTGGCGTTCAAGATCATGAACGACCCCTTCGTCGGCTCGCTGACCTTCACCCGTCTCTATTCGGGCGTGATGAAAAAAGGCGACAGCCTGCTCAATTCGACCAAAGGTCGCAAAGAGCGCGTTGGCCGTATGATGATGATGCACGCCATCGAGCGTGAGGAAATCACCGAAGCCTTCGCCGGCGACATCATCGCGCTTGGCGGTCTGAAAGAGACCACCACCGGCGATACGCTCTGCGATCCGGCAAACCCGGTCGTTCTGGAAACCATGACCTTCCCGGTCCCGGTTATCGAGATCGCCGTCGAGCCGAAAACCAAGGCTGACCAGGAAAAGATGGGCATCGCTCTTGCCCGTCTGGCTGCCGAAGACCCCTCCTTCCGGGTTGAAACCGATCAGGAATCGGGCCAGACCATCATGAAGGGCATGGGCGAACTTCACCTCGACATCCTCGTCGACCGTATGCGTCGCGAGTTCAAGGTCGAGGCGAATATCGGTGCACCGCAGGTGGCTTATCGTGAGACGATCTCGCAGCAGCATGAGATCGACTACACGCATAAGAAACAGACCGGTGGTACGGGTCAGTTCGCACGCGTCAAGCTGGTGATCACGCCGACCGAGCCGGGCGAAGGCTACTCCTTCGAGTCGAAAATCGTTGGTGGTGCTGTTCCGAAGGAATACATCCCCGGCGTCGAAAAAGGCATCAAATCCGTCATGGATTCGGGCCCGCTGGCAGGCTTCCCGGTGATCGACTTCAAAGTCGCTCTCATCGACGGTGCTTTCCACGACGTCGACTCCTCGGTTCTCGCCTTCGAAATCGCAGCGCGTGCAGCAATGCGTGACGGTCTGAAGAAAGCCGGCGCGAAACTGCTTGAGCCGGTGATGAAAGTCGAAGTGGTGACTCCGGAAGAATATACCGGCGGCATCATCGGCGATCTGACCTCGCGTCGCGGCATGGTTCAGGGGCAAGACACCCGGGGCAATGCAAACGTGATCAACGCGATGGTCCCGCTGGCGAATATGTTCGGCTATATCAACAACCTGCGTTCCATGTCTTCGGGCCGCGCGGTGTTCTCGATGGAATTCCACCATTATGACGCCGTGCCGGAAAACCTGAGCCAGGAAATCCAGAAGAAACACGCCTGA